The following are encoded together in the Candidatus Methylacidiphilales bacterium genome:
- a CDS encoding aldo/keto reductase, with amino-acid sequence MNYRKLGTTDLSVSEISLGCWTMGGLNWVNGQANGWANVNEDEIVAAIKTAIDAGVNHFDNADVYGNGRAERMLARAFDRLGLDSTKFIIATKIGHFPGTAAHGYEPAHIRHQCEQSLINLKREYIDLYYFHHGDFGPDDRYLHDAAATLDALVKEGKVRVKGQSAYSVKDFEKAVPVVRPQVLQSWAHALDDQFVRPGSPVSQLLEKRQMSFVAFSPLAQGLLLDKFDPENPPKFDEGDHRRGAGRFQAAELRALQPKLQSLKSRFGATTEDLAAMALNYLLAQPRVACVIPGFRNERQVRCNLAGVGRSLTAADIEFIRSSLK; translated from the coding sequence ATGAACTACCGAAAACTTGGAACCACCGATCTCTCCGTATCCGAAATCAGCCTGGGCTGCTGGACCATGGGCGGCCTGAATTGGGTCAACGGACAGGCCAATGGCTGGGCCAATGTCAACGAGGATGAAATTGTTGCCGCCATCAAAACCGCCATCGACGCCGGTGTGAATCATTTTGACAATGCCGATGTCTATGGCAACGGGCGCGCCGAGCGCATGCTGGCGCGGGCCTTCGACCGCCTGGGCCTCGATTCCACAAAATTCATTATCGCCACCAAAATCGGCCATTTTCCAGGTACCGCCGCACACGGATACGAACCGGCCCACATCCGGCACCAGTGCGAGCAATCCCTCATCAACTTAAAGCGCGAGTATATCGATCTTTATTATTTTCATCATGGCGACTTCGGTCCGGACGACCGTTATCTGCATGATGCGGCTGCCACACTGGATGCGCTCGTCAAGGAAGGGAAGGTTCGCGTCAAAGGCCAGTCGGCCTATTCCGTCAAAGACTTTGAAAAAGCCGTGCCGGTGGTTCGCCCCCAGGTACTGCAAAGCTGGGCGCACGCCCTCGATGACCAGTTTGTCAGGCCCGGCTCCCCGGTCTCGCAATTGCTGGAAAAGCGTCAAATGTCGTTTGTGGCATTCAGCCCGCTGGCACAGGGGCTTTTGCTCGATAAATTCGATCCCGAAAATCCGCCCAAGTTTGACGAGGGCGACCACCGGCGCGGCGCCGGAAGGTTTCAAGCGGCAGAGTTGCGCGCACTCCAGCCAAAACTGCAATCCTTGAAAAGCCGCTTTGGAGCGACGACCGAGGACCTGGCGGCAATGGCGTTGAATTATCTCCTGGCGCAGCCGCGCGTCGCCTGTGTGATTCCGGGTTTCCGGAACGAACGCCAGGTGCGTTGTAATCTTGCCGGGGTAGGCCGCTCGTTGACGGCGGCAGACATCGAGTTTATCCGTTCCAGCTTAAAATAA
- a CDS encoding cellulase family glycosylhydrolase has product MKSGIDQISEKRWEEARSWDWQQSHPWLVGCNFAPSTAINQLEMWQPETFDPATIDRELGWLAGLGMNSVRVFLHDLLWSSQPADFLKRVERFLQIADGRGMSTLFVFFDSCWHPFPKTGPQSAPRPGVHNSFWLQSPGLAILRDAAAFAHLESYVTGVVSHFRDDPRIVGWDLWNEPDNGNAGKGDYAARDFGDKKGEVILPLLAQVFDWTRAAQPVQPLTSGVWSGDWSDPAKMDPLHRFQIEASDIVSFHNYGSLEDMKKAIASLRQYGRPLLCTEYMSRATGNTFEAILPLLKQEKVAAYNWGAVSGKTQTIYPWDSWEKTYSSEPPLWFHDILRPDGSPYDARETETIRGLALSNR; this is encoded by the coding sequence ATGAAATCTGGAATCGATCAAATCTCTGAAAAACGCTGGGAGGAAGCCCGCTCATGGGACTGGCAGCAGTCCCACCCCTGGCTTGTGGGCTGCAATTTCGCGCCGAGCACCGCCATCAACCAGCTCGAAATGTGGCAGCCGGAAACCTTTGACCCGGCAACAATCGACCGCGAACTCGGCTGGCTGGCAGGCTTGGGCATGAACAGCGTACGGGTATTCCTTCACGATCTCTTGTGGTCATCCCAGCCGGCTGACTTTTTGAAACGGGTGGAACGATTTTTGCAAATTGCGGACGGACGCGGAATGAGCACGCTCTTTGTTTTCTTCGACAGCTGCTGGCATCCTTTTCCGAAGACCGGACCCCAGTCAGCGCCGCGGCCGGGTGTTCACAACAGTTTTTGGCTGCAATCACCCGGGTTGGCTATTCTGCGTGATGCCGCTGCATTTGCGCACCTCGAATCCTATGTTACAGGTGTTGTCAGCCATTTTCGCGATGACCCGCGTATTGTGGGATGGGATCTGTGGAATGAGCCGGACAATGGAAATGCGGGCAAGGGCGATTATGCAGCCCGGGATTTTGGTGATAAAAAAGGGGAAGTCATTCTCCCGCTTTTGGCACAGGTATTTGATTGGACCAGGGCCGCGCAGCCGGTACAGCCGCTGACATCGGGTGTTTGGTCGGGCGACTGGTCTGATCCGGCAAAAATGGACCCGCTGCACCGGTTTCAAATTGAAGCATCTGACATCGTTTCATTTCACAATTATGGATCGCTGGAAGATATGAAGAAGGCCATTGCCAGCCTCAGACAATACGGACGCCCGCTGCTTTGCACCGAATACATGTCGCGTGCCACCGGAAACACCTTTGAGGCCATTCTTCCCCTGCTTAAACAGGAAAAAGTTGCAGCGTACAACTGGGGCGCGGTTTCGGGAAAGACACAGACCATTTATCCCTGGGACTCCTGGGAAAAGACCTATTCCTCGGAACCGCCGCTCTGGTTTCATGACATCCTTCGTCCCGATGGATCGCCTTATGATGCCCGTGAAACGGAAACCATCCGCGGCCTTGCGCTTTCAAACCGCTAG
- a CDS encoding cellulase family glycosylhydrolase: MKTPNPWSAKKAGDWYERQPWPCGFNYIPANAISYTEMWMDYCFDPTWIDGELKLAQDTGFNCARVVLPFVVWEHEPEAFKRRLEKFLEICHARGIRVMPALFDDCAFGSITDPVFGQQPDVVSGLYASGWTPSPGHGMVRNPSTWPRLEKYVKDIIGTFGEDPRLWVWDLYNEPTNGVCVGETKTPLGDLSIPLVEKTVQWAREINPIQPLTVGEWSDNAKLNNLIRSISDILTFHDYNKPEGLEKHIGDIKSLGRPAICTEWLNRCAGSSVADCLPIFRRENIGAMHWGLVNGRTQTHLNWGHLPGQPEPEIWQHDLFRRDHTAYDPVEIQMFKAAIRLNPQPY; the protein is encoded by the coding sequence ATGAAAACCCCAAATCCATGGTCTGCAAAAAAGGCAGGAGACTGGTATGAGCGCCAGCCCTGGCCTTGCGGTTTCAATTACATCCCCGCCAACGCCATCAGCTACACCGAAATGTGGATGGACTACTGCTTTGATCCCACCTGGATCGACGGCGAATTGAAGCTGGCGCAGGACACCGGCTTCAACTGCGCCCGCGTGGTACTCCCCTTTGTTGTTTGGGAGCACGAACCCGAAGCCTTCAAACGGCGGCTGGAAAAATTCCTGGAGATTTGCCATGCGCGTGGAATTCGCGTCATGCCCGCCCTGTTCGACGATTGTGCCTTCGGTTCCATCACCGACCCGGTATTTGGCCAACAGCCAGATGTTGTGTCCGGCCTCTATGCGAGCGGTTGGACCCCCTCGCCCGGCCACGGCATGGTGCGCAATCCCTCCACCTGGCCGCGGCTCGAAAAATACGTCAAGGACATCATCGGAACTTTCGGGGAGGATCCGCGGCTCTGGGTCTGGGACCTTTACAATGAGCCGACCAACGGCGTCTGCGTTGGCGAAACCAAAACCCCTCTGGGCGACCTTTCAATCCCGTTGGTGGAAAAAACCGTCCAATGGGCGCGGGAGATCAATCCCATCCAGCCGCTTACAGTCGGCGAATGGAGTGACAATGCAAAGCTGAACAACCTGATCCGCAGCATCAGCGACATCCTCACGTTTCACGATTACAACAAGCCCGAAGGCTTGGAAAAACATATCGGTGACATCAAGTCCCTTGGACGTCCGGCAATCTGCACCGAATGGTTGAACCGCTGCGCAGGTTCCAGCGTGGCGGATTGCCTGCCAATTTTCAGGCGCGAAAACATCGGGGCAATGCATTGGGGTCTGGTCAATGGCAGGACGCAAACCCATCTTAACTGGGGCCACCTCCCCGGCCAGCCCGAGCCGGAAATCTGGCAGCACGATCTCTTCCGCAGGGACCACACAGCATATGACCCTGTCGAAATCCAAATGTTCAAAGCAGCAATCCGCCTGAATCCACAGCCTTATTGA
- a CDS encoding tetratricopeptide repeat protein, protein MKRFTLIFLLVCLSNPFAWCAPDPVKDLFQEAQKARNERRFDDAQHIYERISTEHPERANDARSGIVDTIFGKAQVAKDERRFDDALHIYERILAEHPERANDARSGIADTFFRQAQVANDERRLDDALHLYERISTEYPARANDARSGIADTLFRKAQAANDAHKPDDALSLYERILEEHPERLDAWFPAQRSITEILARKGDLAEAAKAAHLCLDIAPNPQAFNETVAFAANILSALDKNVDRANQFLVFQQSGPAGGAVNPMDTVGYPSLPNRERALETVRQQAGDTPAASRIRAYTFLLTGKPKEALAQFADGFRRSSTVPDLQRASLDLTTIGLRDVRGHGIGIETDVQFVIFGPNGKDGKANTPDDLTDPFAEWLPEAPALGEGGLADLSADDLATLRKVRDACALYAGDSLLEDYLLRYHAFAVLHRTHIALDDWGAAGQKDWYLRYAFEFSNLTEILPCTLAAAKGRALHFGGIYPLLDEIDARLAAQDVKPRNGIEKARAQFDALCAELKRASAVKVSPIKPLSQPALF, encoded by the coding sequence ATGAAGCGATTCACCCTGATCTTTCTTCTGGTCTGCCTCTCAAACCCGTTCGCATGGTGTGCGCCCGATCCCGTCAAGGATTTGTTCCAGGAGGCGCAAAAGGCGAGAAACGAGCGCAGGTTTGACGATGCCCAGCACATTTATGAACGTATTTCAACCGAACATCCCGAAAGAGCCAATGATGCCCGCTCAGGCATTGTCGATACGATTTTTGGAAAAGCTCAAGTGGCAAAAGACGAGCGCAGGTTTGACGACGCCCTGCATATTTACGAACGCATTTTAGCCGAACACCCCGAAAGGGCCAATGATGCCCGCTCAGGCATTGCCGATACCTTTTTCAGGCAGGCTCAGGTGGCAAATGACGAGCGCAGATTAGACGATGCGTTGCATCTTTATGAGCGTATTTCAACGGAATATCCCGCAAGAGCCAATGATGCCCGTTCGGGTATTGCCGATACGCTTTTCAGGAAGGCCCAAGCGGCAAATGACGCACACAAGCCCGACGATGCCTTGTCTCTTTATGAGCGTATTTTGGAGGAGCATCCGGAGAGGCTCGACGCCTGGTTTCCCGCTCAGAGAAGTATTACCGAGATACTTGCCCGGAAGGGGGATTTGGCGGAAGCGGCAAAGGCCGCCCACCTCTGTCTGGACATAGCTCCCAATCCGCAGGCTTTCAACGAAACTGTTGCCTTTGCCGCCAACATTCTCAGTGCTTTGGATAAGAACGTGGATCGCGCGAATCAATTTCTGGTGTTCCAGCAATCGGGCCCCGCGGGCGGCGCTGTCAATCCCATGGACACCGTGGGATACCCGTCACTCCCCAATCGCGAGCGCGCCTTGGAGACGGTGCGACAGCAGGCGGGCGATACTCCAGCCGCTTCACGGATTCGTGCCTACACCTTTTTGTTGACAGGCAAACCGAAAGAAGCACTGGCTCAGTTTGCCGATGGCTTTCGGCGCAGTTCCACGGTTCCCGATCTTCAGCGCGCGAGCCTGGACCTCACAACCATCGGATTGCGGGATGTGCGCGGTCACGGCATCGGAATTGAAACAGATGTCCAGTTCGTGATTTTTGGTCCAAACGGCAAGGACGGCAAAGCAAATACCCCGGATGATCTTACGGACCCATTTGCTGAGTGGCTTCCGGAGGCTCCTGCGCTGGGCGAGGGGGGGCTGGCAGATCTAAGCGCGGATGATCTCGCCACGTTGCGCAAAGTACGGGATGCCTGTGCGCTTTATGCCGGCGACTCTTTGCTGGAGGACTATCTATTGCGCTATCATGCATTTGCCGTTCTGCATCGGACTCATATCGCCCTGGATGACTGGGGTGCCGCCGGCCAGAAGGATTGGTATCTCCGATACGCGTTTGAATTCAGCAACCTGACTGAAATTCTTCCATGTACGTTGGCTGCTGCGAAAGGCAGGGCTTTGCATTTTGGCGGGATTTATCCGTTGCTGGACGAGATCGATGCAAGGTTGGCCGCCCAGGACGTCAAGCCCAGGAACGGGATAGAAAAGGCCCGTGCGCAATTCGACGCTTTGTGTGCCGAATTGAAGCGGGCATCTGCTGTTAAAGTGTCGCCAATAAAACCATTGAGCCAACCGGCCCTATTCTAA